From a single Hyalangium ruber genomic region:
- a CDS encoding HD-GYP domain-containing protein: MAENLKITQAQQENTSDFGRAHSEKLQALARGMVSGLYMLVRSVKMYDPDNAVFEKPLTQLQDIINQIISKEGRLELVGVKDSFYLNGMLVKVDLNSIENQRYLLTELRAKDVGGFTLTKPVTLPELKNFVWIFSKEQTATAEEDGLAARKLLNMKVAKFSKLREKLSKEADKLDNPDDQKVDRKKYAMTVYARAVYFLTKYLESVRAGKPLNSSKALRIIQDFVDISYDQKTHFLGMTTMKREAEYLVYHQVNVALISIVFGSELGLTKPQLRDLGYIALFHDAGMVTIPDELSTKRGALTPDEKALIQKAPLISVRNILMEKGFTRSTLLRVVTTFEHKADFGTAVRDSRGNIQMIIPKTNLGVYAKIIAIADAYDALTSKRPYRDAYGPEVALMLMWTEMRSKFDPELLQIFMRVMAIQPVKVLSKRQQNMSLAGV, from the coding sequence ATGGCCGAGAACCTGAAGATCACCCAGGCGCAGCAGGAGAACACGTCGGACTTCGGCCGCGCGCACTCGGAGAAGCTGCAGGCGCTGGCGCGCGGCATGGTGTCCGGGCTCTACATGCTGGTGCGTTCGGTGAAGATGTACGACCCGGACAACGCCGTCTTCGAGAAGCCGCTGACGCAGCTCCAGGACATCATCAACCAGATCATCTCCAAGGAGGGGCGGCTGGAGCTGGTGGGCGTCAAGGACAGCTTCTACCTCAACGGAATGCTGGTGAAGGTGGACCTGAACTCCATCGAGAACCAGCGCTACCTGCTCACGGAGCTGCGGGCCAAGGACGTGGGCGGCTTCACGCTGACCAAGCCGGTGACGCTGCCGGAGCTGAAGAACTTCGTGTGGATCTTCAGCAAGGAGCAGACGGCGACCGCGGAGGAGGACGGGCTGGCGGCGCGCAAGCTGCTCAACATGAAGGTCGCCAAGTTCTCCAAGCTCCGCGAGAAGCTGAGCAAGGAGGCCGACAAGCTCGACAACCCGGACGACCAGAAGGTGGACCGCAAGAAGTACGCGATGACGGTGTATGCGCGCGCGGTCTACTTCCTGACGAAGTACCTGGAGTCGGTGCGGGCCGGCAAGCCGCTGAACTCGAGCAAGGCGCTGCGCATCATCCAGGACTTCGTGGACATCTCGTACGACCAGAAGACGCACTTCCTGGGCATGACGACGATGAAGCGCGAGGCGGAGTACCTGGTCTACCACCAGGTGAACGTGGCGCTGATCAGCATCGTGTTCGGTTCGGAGCTGGGGTTGACGAAGCCGCAGCTGAGAGACCTGGGCTACATCGCGCTGTTCCACGACGCGGGGATGGTGACGATCCCCGACGAGCTGTCGACGAAGCGCGGGGCGCTGACGCCGGACGAGAAGGCGCTGATCCAGAAGGCGCCGCTGATCTCGGTGCGCAACATCCTGATGGAGAAGGGCTTCACGCGCTCGACGCTGCTGCGCGTGGTGACGACGTTCGAGCACAAGGCGGACTTCGGGACGGCGGTGCGCGACTCGCGCGGCAACATCCAGATGATCATCCCCAAGACGAACCTGGGGGTGTACGCGAAGATCATCGCCATCGCCGACGCGTACGACGCGCTGACGAGCAAGCGTCCTTACCGGGACGCGTACGGGCCGGAAGTGGCGCTGATGCTGATGTGGACGGAGATGCGCAGCAAGTTCGATCCGGAGCTGCTGCAGATCTTCATGCGGGTGATGGCGATCCAACCGGTGAAGGTGCTGAGCAAGCGACAGCAGAACATGTCGCTGGCGGGAGTCTGA
- a CDS encoding amino acid ABC transporter ATP-binding protein, with protein MSGPIIRVEGLRKAFGEREVLRGIDLEVATGEVVVIIGPSGCGKSTLLRCLNALETPTQGRIWFRDELLGQQEKNGRLIPRPEVEVDRQRTRIGMVFQRFNLFPHMTALGNVMEAPMRVKGLSRAQAEELGTKLLGRVGLADRKDEYPARLSGGQQQRVAIARALAMEPDVMLFDEATSALDPELADEVLQVMKDLAREGMTMLVVTHEMAFAREVAQRVVVLDAGVVLEQGPPSVIFTRPSQPRTREFLRKVLHAHPGDEA; from the coding sequence ATGAGCGGGCCGATCATCCGCGTGGAGGGACTGCGCAAGGCCTTCGGCGAGCGAGAGGTGCTCCGAGGCATCGACCTGGAGGTGGCGACCGGCGAGGTGGTCGTCATCATCGGGCCGAGCGGCTGTGGCAAGTCCACGCTGCTGCGCTGCCTCAACGCCCTGGAGACCCCCACCCAGGGGCGCATCTGGTTCCGGGACGAGCTGCTGGGGCAGCAGGAGAAGAACGGGCGGCTGATTCCTCGGCCCGAGGTCGAGGTGGACCGGCAGCGCACGCGCATTGGCATGGTGTTCCAGCGCTTCAACCTGTTCCCCCACATGACGGCGCTGGGCAACGTGATGGAGGCGCCCATGCGCGTGAAGGGGCTCTCCCGGGCCCAGGCAGAGGAGCTTGGGACGAAGCTGCTGGGGCGCGTGGGCCTGGCGGACCGGAAGGACGAGTACCCGGCGCGGCTCTCGGGAGGACAGCAACAGCGGGTGGCGATTGCCCGGGCGCTGGCCATGGAGCCGGACGTGATGCTGTTCGACGAGGCCACGTCCGCGCTGGACCCGGAGCTGGCGGACGAGGTGCTGCAGGTGATGAAGGACCTGGCCCGGGAAGGGATGACCATGCTGGTGGTCACCCACGAGATGGCGTTCGCGCGCGAGGTGGCGCAGCGGGTAGTGGTGCTCGACGCGGGCGTCGTCCTGGAACAGGGTCCGCCCTCGGTCATCTTCACCCGGCCCTCGCAGCCGCGCACCCGGGAGTTCCTGCGCAAGGTGCTGCACGCGCACCCGGGCGACGAGGCGTAG
- a CDS encoding ABC transporter substrate-binding protein/permease, whose product MRRLCLPWLLLGVLLPLLGASAEQERPPQGALARIQAEGVLKVAIDATYPPMEYLENGQPVGFDVDLSREIARRLGVTAQFIVMDWDGILAGLTSGRYDIIVSSMNITPARQQQVDFVEYARMSQVFVTTRDRAIRTEQELAGHSVAVQTNTTSQRWVEALRQRGVAVREIHAFPGATECFSAVKSGQAEVVVIDEPVGRFFSRRDDTFVITGQALDPEPIGIAINKQDAELTAAIARALEDIRRTGEYQRLSEQWFGGELGKAPPPLGFWAFSWTVVVPRVLQGLGVTLQLTLASGGLGVALGLLVALARISRRAVLRGIARAYITLFRGTPLLLQLLFIFFALPLIVGVRLGPMAAGLVALSLNAAAYIAEIFRAAIESIDKGQMEAARALGMSYELAMRRVILPQTFRRLIPPLVNELAALSKDTSLVMVIALPEMLYETKQLAGTYLRPEVYAWAAAGYLIIVVALSTLARWLERRLEARGA is encoded by the coding sequence ATGAGACGCCTGTGCCTGCCGTGGCTCCTGCTGGGAGTCCTCCTGCCCCTGCTGGGCGCCAGCGCCGAGCAGGAGCGCCCTCCACAAGGGGCCCTGGCGCGCATCCAGGCCGAGGGAGTGCTCAAGGTGGCGATCGACGCCACCTACCCTCCCATGGAGTACCTGGAGAACGGCCAGCCGGTGGGCTTCGACGTGGACCTGTCGCGGGAGATCGCCCGACGGCTGGGCGTCACGGCGCAGTTCATCGTCATGGACTGGGACGGCATCCTCGCGGGGCTCACCTCGGGGCGCTACGACATCATCGTCTCGTCGATGAACATCACCCCGGCGCGCCAGCAGCAGGTGGACTTCGTGGAGTACGCGCGCATGTCCCAGGTCTTCGTCACCACGCGGGACCGGGCCATCCGGACCGAGCAGGAGCTGGCGGGCCACAGCGTGGCGGTGCAGACGAACACCACCTCGCAGCGGTGGGTGGAGGCGCTGCGCCAGCGAGGCGTCGCGGTGCGGGAGATCCACGCCTTCCCCGGCGCCACGGAGTGCTTCTCGGCGGTGAAGTCCGGCCAGGCGGAGGTCGTCGTCATCGATGAGCCGGTGGGCCGCTTCTTCTCGCGGCGGGACGACACCTTCGTCATCACCGGACAGGCGCTGGATCCAGAGCCCATCGGCATCGCCATCAACAAGCAGGACGCGGAGCTGACCGCGGCCATCGCCCGCGCGCTGGAGGACATCCGGCGCACGGGAGAGTACCAGCGGCTGTCCGAGCAGTGGTTCGGCGGCGAGCTGGGCAAGGCTCCGCCCCCGCTGGGCTTCTGGGCGTTCTCGTGGACGGTGGTGGTGCCCCGGGTGCTGCAGGGGCTCGGGGTGACGCTGCAGCTCACGCTGGCGTCCGGAGGGCTGGGCGTCGCCCTGGGGCTGCTGGTGGCGCTGGCCCGCATCTCCCGGCGCGCGGTGCTGCGCGGCATCGCACGGGCCTACATCACGCTGTTTCGCGGCACTCCCCTGCTCCTGCAACTGCTGTTCATCTTCTTCGCGCTGCCGCTGATCGTGGGAGTGCGCCTGGGACCGATGGCCGCGGGACTGGTGGCGCTGTCGCTCAACGCGGCGGCCTACATCGCGGAGATCTTCCGGGCGGCCATCGAGTCGATCGACAAGGGGCAGATGGAGGCGGCGCGGGCGCTGGGGATGAGCTACGAGCTGGCCATGCGCCGGGTCATCCTCCCGCAGACGTTCCGGCGGCTGATTCCCCCGCTGGTCAACGAGCTGGCGGCGCTCTCGAAGGACACCTCGCTGGTGATGGTGATTGCCCTGCCGGAGATGCTCTACGAGACGAAGCAGCTCGCGGGCACGTACCTGCGCCCGGAGGTGTACGCCTGGGCGGCGGCCGGTTACCTCATCATCGTCGTGGCGCTGTCGACGCTGGCCCGGTGGCTGGAGCGGCGGCTGGAGGCGCGAGGGGCATGA
- a CDS encoding SDR family NAD(P)-dependent oxidoreductase gives MNKGACIVVGAGPGLGLAVAKRFGKEGYPVALLGRRVEPLEEHVKDLREAGIHARAFSADASDPGSLIHGMEKAETALGAPEVLIYNAAALRKTGSIIEERFEELVGDFKVNVAGALVAAQQAYPAMTHRRRGTILLTGGSLAIDPMPLFASLAIGKAGIRNLALSLAKELEPQGIHVATVTIAGFIKPGTKFDPDLIADEYWRLHAQPVGTWNHELVYQ, from the coding sequence ATGAACAAGGGGGCTTGCATCGTCGTGGGGGCCGGTCCTGGCCTCGGGCTCGCCGTGGCGAAGCGCTTCGGCAAGGAGGGCTACCCCGTCGCGCTGCTCGGCCGACGCGTCGAGCCCCTGGAAGAGCATGTGAAGGACCTGCGCGAGGCTGGAATCCACGCCCGTGCCTTCTCCGCGGATGCCTCGGATCCGGGCTCCCTCATCCATGGGATGGAGAAGGCCGAGACGGCGCTCGGTGCTCCCGAGGTCCTCATCTACAACGCCGCCGCCTTGCGCAAGACTGGCAGCATCATCGAAGAGCGCTTCGAGGAGCTCGTCGGGGATTTCAAGGTCAACGTCGCCGGGGCGCTCGTGGCCGCCCAGCAGGCCTATCCCGCGATGACGCACCGGCGCCGGGGCACCATCCTGTTGACCGGCGGCTCCTTGGCCATCGACCCGATGCCGCTCTTCGCCTCGCTGGCCATCGGTAAGGCCGGCATCCGCAACCTCGCCCTCAGCCTGGCCAAGGAACTCGAGCCCCAGGGCATCCACGTGGCCACCGTCACCATCGCCGGCTTCATCAAGCCCGGCACGAAGTTCGATCCGGACCTCATCGCCGATGAGTACTGGCGCCTCCACGCCCAGCCCGTGGGCACCTGGAACCACGAGCTCGTCTACCAGTAG
- a CDS encoding myxosortase-dependent M36 family metallopeptidase: MRGSGRISDRRKVCVQSGTVPPPRRASDRGAEAPECTYRGRGCFVFISYKGHTVKRWLSAMTGLMLATSGSPAIAKDLPNIDTSLKRESASRKAGPERLKSKDARPSRIDPRKSTPTFMWGDKGQMDERVLSALQRMSPEQAARVHLSRLAPQYKLPEHVASILPAKIQDSGKGPILVTFKQELDGVELFREQFTVLMNQRRELIAVSGKLNPNANPESQSGKLKFTLDAPSAIARAFEDLNGQRLEVSNLTVSGKAQGPYTSYDIAPAFTSTYAVRMATPARAKRVFFPANDRLVPAWYLELNTGLPDRSEADYYAYVISAQDGRVLFRKNLTVADAFSYRVWAEGAPNYIPQDGPQGFAGTPHPTGIPDGYQAPFIAPSLITLESAPFSAGDPWLPAGATETVGNNVDAYVDISGLDGRDAQDFRATTTAPGVFDRVYDVTLEPDVSTDQQMAAVTNLFYITNFLHDWFYDYGFDEAAGNAQTDNFGRGGLGNDSLRAEAQDFSGLNNASMATPSDGARPRMQMFLFTPNVEVTLDVLAPAPIARQYGTNTAAFGPLSFEVTAQLALVQDAGGVSPTDGCDAPFSNAAEIAGKIAVIDRGNCDFVVKAKNAQDAGAVGVMVANNQPGAPPGMGGSDPTITIPTLSVNQEDGNAIKPYIPSGVTVRMFADEPDVYRDGTLDNGIVAHEWGHYISNRLVYDGAGLSNNQGISMGEGWADFHALLMMVRAEDQAAPGNDTWQGAYGAAGYASSGGGNDGYLYGLRRFPYSTDFTKNPLTFKHIEDGVALPTTAPISPDSGGPNSEVHNSGEVWASMLWECYASLLNAHGFDEAQFRMKLYVTYGYQLTPPAPTFLDARDALLSLIQAVDVEDFQRCHAAFARRGAGLRAQAPFAGSTTHAGVVEGFVTGKDVELTGVGLFEGDTSCDEDGVLDNGETGVVLVRLQNTGTGPLSQTTATVSAPAGAGFSFPNGATVNFPPLDLGDSFIAEIPVQLNGPAGIQLPNITVTYSDAEQAIPGARTYTFPVRVNTDDVLEASSSDDVESNYEGAWTSDHDPDLGLYEPWFRYEEEPNVHYYYGANPTLPSDIYLISPLLHVSPTGDFSFSFDHRYDFEYGVDILGNVYFFDGGVIELSNDGGQTWTDLGAAIAAGQGYVGPLEEGGLNPLENREAYAAYSENYPEWLNVTVNLGTAYQGQMVQIRFRIGADVNTAGIGWDIDNLVFNGITNTPFPVLAGEQNPCEANTAPVANAGPNQTVDERTTVTLDGTGSSDPDGDTLTYEWVQTDGPAVTLTGANTATATFTAPEVTANTVLVFGLVVTDGQLTSTDIVGITVRNVNRAPVANAGADQTVNEGAAVTLSGAGSSDPDTGTTLTYAWTQTAGPAVTLTGANTAQPTFTAPSVDAATALDFSLTVSDGTLSSSDTVTITVNNVNRAPVANAGPDQTVNEGATVTLNGTGSSDPDTGTTLTYAWTQTAGPAVTLTGANTAQPTFTAPEVTAATALTFSLTVSDGAQTSTDTVTITVNNVAQNRPPVANAGADQTVNERTTVTLNGTGSSDPDTGTTLTYAWTQAAGPAVTLTGANTAQPTFIAPSVDAATTLIFSLTVSDGTLTNTDTVTVIVANVDQNRAPVANAGPDQTVDEGSAVTLNGTDSTDPDGNALTYFWTQTAGPTVTLNGANTAQPTFTAPSVDANTVFSFELTVSDGSLNNKDSVNITVRNLGQGENRAPVANAGADRTVDEGSAVTLDGTASSDPDGNPITYAWTQTDGPSVLLTGASTAQPTFTAPSVDANTVLTFRLSVSDGTLTHVDTVNITVRNVSQPENRAPVANAGADQTVDEGAAVTLNGSGSDPDGNPITYAWTQTAGPTVTLMGGNTAQPTFTAPSVAANTVLTFSLTVSDGTLSSTDTVSITVRNVGTGENHAPVANAGADQTVDEGATVTLNGSGSSDQDGDALSYSWTQTAGPTVTLTGGNTAQPSFAAPSVEADTVLTFELTVSDGALSHKDTVSITVRNVTQPPPDNQAPTANAGADQEVQEGATVTLSGSGTDPDGDALTYAWTQTAGPNVTLTNTNAERATFTAPDVSSNTVLTFSLKVTDARGASAEDTVSITVKPTGNGDGDGDGDGDGDGDGEDGGGCGCSSDSSAAGSLMPLLMIGMALLSRRRQWLK; encoded by the coding sequence ATGCGTGGGAGTGGTCGTATTTCAGACAGAAGGAAAGTTTGCGTTCAATCCGGTACAGTGCCACCCCCCCGCCGCGCAAGCGACAGGGGGGCCGAAGCGCCGGAGTGCACGTATCGGGGACGAGGGTGCTTCGTCTTCATCTCGTACAAGGGGCACACTGTGAAGCGATGGTTATCGGCCATGACTGGCCTCATGCTGGCGACTTCGGGGTCGCCAGCAATCGCGAAGGACCTCCCGAACATCGACACCTCCCTCAAGCGTGAGTCTGCCTCTCGGAAGGCGGGGCCCGAGCGGTTGAAGTCGAAGGATGCGCGCCCCTCGCGGATCGATCCGCGCAAGAGCACGCCCACCTTCATGTGGGGCGACAAGGGGCAGATGGATGAGCGCGTCCTGTCGGCGCTCCAGCGGATGTCGCCGGAGCAGGCGGCTCGCGTACACCTGAGTCGGCTCGCGCCCCAGTACAAGCTGCCCGAGCACGTGGCCTCCATCCTGCCGGCGAAGATCCAGGACTCCGGCAAGGGCCCCATCCTCGTCACCTTCAAGCAGGAACTGGATGGCGTAGAGCTGTTCCGTGAGCAGTTCACGGTGCTCATGAACCAGCGCCGCGAGCTCATCGCCGTCTCCGGCAAGCTCAACCCGAACGCCAACCCCGAGTCCCAGAGCGGAAAGCTCAAGTTCACCCTGGATGCGCCCTCCGCCATCGCTCGGGCCTTCGAGGATCTCAACGGCCAGCGGCTCGAGGTCTCCAACCTCACCGTCTCCGGCAAGGCGCAGGGCCCCTACACCTCCTACGACATCGCCCCGGCCTTCACCTCCACCTACGCGGTGCGGATGGCGACGCCCGCGCGCGCCAAGCGCGTGTTCTTCCCGGCGAATGACCGGCTGGTGCCCGCCTGGTACCTGGAGCTCAACACCGGCCTGCCAGACCGCTCCGAGGCGGACTACTACGCCTACGTCATCTCCGCGCAGGACGGGCGGGTGCTCTTCCGCAAGAACCTTACCGTCGCTGACGCCTTCTCCTACCGCGTGTGGGCCGAAGGCGCGCCGAACTACATCCCCCAGGACGGTCCGCAGGGTTTCGCGGGTACTCCGCACCCCACGGGCATTCCGGATGGGTACCAGGCGCCCTTCATTGCCCCCAGCCTCATCACCCTCGAGAGCGCGCCGTTCAGCGCGGGGGACCCCTGGTTGCCGGCGGGCGCCACCGAGACGGTGGGTAACAACGTCGACGCGTACGTGGACATCTCCGGCCTCGACGGCCGGGACGCCCAGGACTTCCGCGCCACCACCACCGCGCCGGGCGTCTTCGATCGCGTCTATGACGTGACGCTCGAGCCCGACGTCAGCACCGACCAGCAGATGGCGGCGGTGACGAACCTCTTCTACATCACCAACTTCCTGCACGACTGGTTCTACGACTACGGCTTCGACGAGGCGGCGGGCAACGCGCAGACCGACAACTTCGGTCGCGGCGGTCTCGGCAATGACAGCCTGCGGGCCGAGGCGCAGGACTTCAGCGGCCTGAACAACGCCAGCATGGCCACGCCGAGCGACGGTGCCCGGCCGCGCATGCAGATGTTCCTGTTCACTCCCAACGTGGAGGTCACCCTCGACGTGCTCGCGCCCGCGCCCATCGCGCGCCAGTACGGCACGAACACGGCGGCCTTCGGGCCCCTGTCGTTCGAGGTCACCGCCCAACTGGCGCTCGTGCAGGACGCGGGCGGTGTCTCCCCGACGGACGGGTGCGATGCGCCCTTCTCCAACGCGGCGGAAATCGCCGGGAAGATCGCCGTCATCGACCGCGGTAACTGCGACTTCGTCGTCAAGGCGAAGAACGCGCAGGACGCCGGCGCCGTGGGCGTCATGGTCGCCAACAACCAGCCGGGCGCTCCCCCGGGCATGGGCGGCAGCGATCCCACCATCACCATCCCCACGCTCTCTGTGAACCAGGAGGATGGCAACGCCATCAAGCCGTACATTCCCAGTGGCGTGACGGTGCGCATGTTCGCCGATGAGCCGGACGTGTACCGCGACGGTACGCTGGACAACGGCATCGTGGCGCACGAGTGGGGCCACTACATCTCCAACCGCCTCGTCTACGACGGCGCCGGCCTGAGCAACAACCAGGGTATCTCCATGGGCGAGGGCTGGGCGGACTTCCACGCGCTGCTGATGATGGTGCGCGCGGAGGACCAGGCGGCTCCTGGCAACGACACCTGGCAGGGCGCGTACGGCGCGGCTGGCTATGCCTCCAGCGGTGGCGGCAACGACGGCTACCTCTATGGTCTGCGGCGCTTCCCGTACTCCACGGACTTCACCAAGAACCCGCTCACCTTCAAGCACATCGAGGACGGCGTGGCGCTGCCGACCACCGCGCCCATCAGCCCGGACTCCGGTGGCCCCAACTCCGAGGTGCATAACTCCGGTGAGGTGTGGGCTTCGATGCTCTGGGAGTGCTACGCGTCGCTGCTCAACGCGCACGGCTTCGATGAAGCGCAGTTCCGCATGAAGCTCTATGTGACGTACGGCTATCAGCTCACCCCGCCGGCGCCCACCTTCCTCGATGCGCGCGACGCGTTGCTGTCGCTGATCCAGGCGGTGGATGTGGAGGACTTCCAGCGGTGCCACGCGGCCTTCGCCCGCCGCGGCGCGGGCCTCCGCGCTCAGGCGCCGTTCGCGGGCTCCACCACCCACGCGGGTGTGGTGGAGGGCTTCGTCACTGGTAAGGACGTGGAGTTGACCGGCGTCGGGCTGTTCGAGGGTGATACCTCGTGCGACGAGGACGGCGTGCTGGACAACGGCGAGACCGGCGTGGTGCTCGTGCGGCTCCAGAACACGGGCACCGGACCGCTGAGCCAGACCACCGCGACCGTCAGCGCACCCGCGGGCGCGGGCTTCAGCTTCCCCAACGGTGCCACGGTGAACTTCCCGCCGCTCGACCTGGGCGATTCGTTCATCGCGGAGATCCCCGTGCAGCTCAATGGCCCCGCGGGCATCCAGCTGCCGAACATCACCGTGACCTACAGTGACGCGGAGCAGGCCATCCCGGGGGCGCGCACCTACACCTTCCCGGTGCGCGTCAACACCGACGACGTGCTGGAGGCCTCTTCCTCCGACGACGTGGAGAGCAACTACGAGGGTGCGTGGACCTCGGACCACGATCCGGACCTGGGGCTCTACGAGCCGTGGTTCCGCTACGAGGAGGAGCCGAACGTCCACTACTACTACGGCGCCAACCCCACGCTGCCGTCGGACATCTACCTCATCTCGCCGCTGCTCCATGTGTCGCCCACGGGGGACTTCAGCTTCTCGTTCGACCACCGCTATGACTTCGAGTACGGCGTCGACATCCTGGGCAACGTCTACTTCTTCGACGGCGGCGTCATCGAGCTGTCCAACGATGGAGGCCAGACGTGGACGGACCTTGGCGCCGCGATCGCCGCGGGTCAGGGCTATGTCGGTCCGCTCGAGGAGGGGGGGCTCAACCCGCTGGAGAACCGGGAGGCCTACGCTGCTTACAGCGAGAACTACCCGGAGTGGTTGAACGTCACCGTCAACCTGGGGACGGCCTACCAGGGCCAGATGGTGCAGATCCGCTTCCGCATCGGCGCCGACGTGAACACGGCCGGCATTGGCTGGGACATCGACAACCTGGTCTTCAACGGCATCACCAACACGCCGTTCCCGGTGCTCGCGGGTGAGCAGAATCCGTGCGAGGCCAACACCGCGCCGGTGGCCAACGCGGGTCCGAACCAGACGGTGGACGAGCGCACCACGGTGACGCTCGATGGCACCGGCTCGTCCGATCCGGACGGCGACACGCTGACGTACGAGTGGGTGCAGACGGACGGTCCGGCCGTGACGCTGACCGGTGCCAACACCGCTACGGCCACCTTCACGGCGCCCGAGGTGACGGCGAACACCGTGCTGGTGTTCGGCCTCGTGGTGACGGACGGCCAGCTCACGAGCACGGACATCGTCGGCATCACCGTGAGAAACGTGAACCGCGCGCCGGTGGCCAACGCCGGTGCGGACCAGACGGTCAACGAGGGGGCCGCGGTGACGCTCAGCGGCGCTGGCTCGTCCGATCCGGACACGGGCACCACGCTGACGTACGCGTGGACGCAGACGGCCGGTCCGGCTGTGACGCTGACCGGTGCCAACACCGCTCAGCCCACGTTCACCGCTCCGAGCGTGGATGCGGCGACCGCGCTGGACTTCAGCCTGACGGTGAGCGACGGCACGCTGAGCAGCTCCGACACGGTGACCATCACCGTGAACAACGTGAACCGCGCGCCGGTGGCCAATGCCGGTCCTGACCAGACGGTGAACGAGGGTGCCACGGTGACGCTCAACGGCACGGGCTCGAGCGATCCGGACACGGGCACCACGCTGACGTACGCGTGGACGCAGACGGCCGGTCCTGCCGTGACGCTGACCGGCGCCAACACAGCCCAGCCCACGTTCACGGCGCCCGAGGTGACGGCGGCGACCGCGCTGACCTTCAGCCTGACGGTGAGCGACGGTGCGCAGACCAGCACCGACACGGTGACCATCACCGTGAACAACGTCGCCCAGAACCGCCCGCCGGTGGCCAACGCCGGTGCGGACCAGACGGTGAACGAGCGCACCACGGTGACGCTGAACGGCACCGGCTCGAGCGATCCGGACACGGGCACCACGCTGACGTACGCGTGGACTCAGGCGGCCGGTCCCGCCGTGACGCTGACCGGCGCCAACACCGCTCAGCCCACCTTCATCGCTCCGAGCGTGGATGCGGCGACCACGCTGATCTTCAGCCTGACGGTGAGCGACGGCACGCTGACGAACACCGACACGGTGACCGTCATCGTGGCCAACGTGGACCAGAACCGCGCGCCGGTGGCCAACGCCGGTCCTGACCAGACGGTGGACGAGGGCTCGGCGGTGACGCTCAACGGCACCGACTCGACGGATCCGGACGGCAACGCGCTGACCTACTTCTGGACTCAGACGGCCGGTCCGACGGTGACGCTGAATGGTGCCAACACCGCGCAGCCCACCTTCACCGCTCCGAGCGTGGACGCCAACACGGTGTTCTCGTTCGAGCTGACGGTGTCCGATGGCTCGCTGAACAACAAGGACTCGGTGAACATCACCGTTCGCAACCTGGGCCAGGGCGAGAACCGCGCGCCGGTGGCCAACGCCGGCGCCGACCGCACGGTGGACGAGGGCTCGGCGGTGACGCTGGATGGCACCGCTTCGTCCGATCCGGATGGCAACCCCATCACCTACGCCTGGACGCAGACGGATGGCCCGAGCGTGCTGCTGACGGGTGCCAGCACGGCTCAGCCGACCTTCACCGCGCCGAGCGTGGACGCCAACACGGTGCTCACGTTCCGCCTCTCGGTGAGCGATGGCACGCTGACCCACGTCGACACGGTGAACATCACCGTTCGTAACGTGAGCCAGCCGGAGAACCGCGCGCCGGTGGCCAACGCCGGTGCGGACCAGACGGTGGACGAGGGGGCCGCGGTGACGCTCAACGGCTCTGGCTCGGATCCGGACGGCAACCCCATCACCTACGCCTGGACGCAGACGGCGGGTCCGACGGTGACGCTGATGGGTGGCAACACCGCCCAGCCGACGTTCACCGCGCCGAGCGTGGCGGCGAACACGGTGCTGACGTTCTCCCTCACGGTGAGCGATGGCACGCTGAGCAGCACCGACACGGTGAGCATCACCGTGCGCAACGTGGGCACGGGCGAGAACCACGCGCCGGTGGCCAACGCGGGCGCTGACCAGACGGTGGACGAGGGCGCCACGGTGACGCTCAACGGCTCCGGTTCGTCCGATCAGGACGGCGATGCGCTGAGCTACAGCTGGACGCAGACGGCCGGTCCGACGGTGACGCTGACGGGTGGCAACACCGCTCAGCCGAGCTTCGCCGCTCCGAGCGTGGAGGCCGACACGGTCCTCACGTTCGAGCTGACGGTGAGCGACGGCGCGCTGTCTCACAAGGACACGGTGAGCATCACCGTGCGCAACGTGACCCAGCCGCCTCCGGACAACCAGGCGCCCACGGCCAACGCGGGTGCGGACCAGGAGGTGCAGGAGGGTGCCACGGTGACGCTGAGCGGCAGCGGCACGGATCCGGACGGCGACGCGCTGACGTACGCGTGGACGCAGACGGCGGGTCCGAACGTGACGCTGACGAACACCAACGCCGAGCGCGCCACCTTCACCGCGCCGGACGTGAGCAGCAACACGGTGCTCACGTTCTCGCTGAAGGTGACCGACGCCCGCGGCGCGTCCGCCGAGGACACCGTGTCCATCACGGTGAAGCCGACGGGCAACGGCGATGGCGACGGCGACGGTGATGGCGACGGCGACGGCGACGGTGAGGACGGCGGCGGCTGCGGCTGCTCGTCGGACAGCTCCGCTGCCGGCTCGCTGATGCCTCTGCTGATGATCGGTATGGCGCTGCTGAGCCGCCGTCGTCAGTGGCTGAAGTAA